agatcaacaggatgtctggcagattcagtgtgagacggtaacactgccgggtaaaggccgctttccaactccaatcttaacacaggagattccccaaacggctgaaataaggtgtttgtaaactgctggaagagtatgtgtgtggaaatggtgacgttactgagtaggttatttgttatagaatggactgtgtttaggtgggaatattactgagtgttaattgtagcggaaccatatttaaaagctccggctttctggaaagccttgactatgaaggccgagtctggaagggtttgtgtggagagctgggtttcggttccactgttaataaagggtttgaaattggcgaaccagaggaaactggaggtggagctgaaagatgaggggccgttctctctctgtctgtcactctgggtgtctcctccccatctgctctctgttcaatcttcactctgtctcctccccttcctgctctctctccgccattctcaggcaggtccgggcggtctgtgtaaagtagagcctgcaagagtctgcttcttatGTAGTGCAGtgatctgagtgaagaatcatcatgtctggcagaggtaaaggaggcaaaggactgggcaaaggcggagcaaagcggcaccgcaaagtgcttcgtgataatatccagggcatcaccaaaccagcaatccgccgcctggctcgccgtggcggggtcaagcagatctcgggtttgatctatgaggagactcgcggggtgttgaaggttttcctggagaatgtgatcagggatgcggtcacctacactgagcacgccaagcgcaagacggtcactgccatggatgtggtgttcgctctgaaacggcagggcagcACTCTCTACGGAAtcggcggttgaacaatttgaccctttccagcaaacacaaaacaaaggctcttctcagagccacccaccgcctcacagtgaccgagaaatgggagctgggataggctgtttagaacagttcaatcaatctgaaatatttcagatttccagcattcgcagtattttacttttaattctttgttcaatcaatctgctgtgctcgggatgaaaaaaaattgaatccccgaatttgacatttcatttgtagcaaggatgtgcagtggatttgattttctaaacgggctgtgttaacagtgcccgaggctctacacttagttatttccccagtcgacacatgccctcagtgaaaagccacatcactcctccagaatcactcattgttttcatagaatttcaaaatgatttcgctgcaatgagggaatccgggagttttgcagcagccgttgaatcggtcactggaaccagacccacttgtgatgttatttctcccgagacggtgtttcctgtactgaaactgacagggtttgtgaaactgatcagtttcagctcaatcattcagggacctggaattcccacagtttgagcccgcgctatccagagcccacttctgattggtcacccacgtctcattcacatgtcttaaccaaacgcagagcctcgaattagaaaatacagcaaatcactggcttaaattggcagaaagtttgaattcgaaaaagccgccaatttcagtgtcggaaagaagcgaattaatggcgttagtttaaagctgttcttAAAATCGGGCCAgcactttgtgctgataaaagcggaataaaagaAGCTTTTGATAgattatatatattacgaagttttaatctgtaatttttttGTCTACTTTTCTGTACATGGCGgtaagactctattcagcaatctgtaacgggacaaataactcactcagtgtggaattaataaattagacaggttttggggtgacagtgagaaatcactgaaacagatgcttaaacatttgaaatagttctcattcggtcctgttactggcattttataatcagacagtaaccagccctttcacagagactgtgggtggctctgaaaagagcctttggtttatttgatgacatttcggccgctttactttttctgggagctctgagcgctggttttcttgggcagcagcacggcctggatattaggcagcaccccgccctgagcaatAGTCACTCCCCtcagcaacttgttgagctcctcatcgttgcggacggcaagctgcaggtgtctggggatgatgcggctcttcttgttgtcccgggccgcgttcccggccagctcgaggatttcagcagtcagatactcgagcacagcagccaaatagaccggggctccggcacccacacgctcagcatagttgccctttctcaagagcctgtgaacacggcccaccgggaactgcagtccggcCCGGGAAgaccgagacttggccttggcccgagctttgccgccggtctttcctcttccagacatttccacaatctcgcaaatactttcacaaagaatggataacttCCGCCGCATTCACTTTACTTATagcctgaaaactctccccattggccggtacttaattcacctcatttgcctatattcttcaccaatcaggtcactgacaacagaggtgggcggggtttaccgccaaaacatcagaagcagaaaatttgtcaatttcaaaaagaccgccaatttcattgtcagaaaggagcggattaaaataaatgtcatcctgagtcaaatatttaaaatcctttgtctttattttgttctattcaactttttccgtcacgaattaagacgcgggtttaaaatgttgtttaaattgtggatctttctccaatcgctttcaaactgtcccgggaggtactaaatccctgttcacagcatttccctgaagggaaacattcagtttatcttcaatcagagcccagtgtccttctctgaaaagaggaagcaggatcgagtcctcaaagTGCCCTtggtctgctgtgtaataatcccattccgggctgtttcagtgcggagagttactgttaataaaattatgaatcagttcacatttcaggaatagagtgaagggactgaggtctgacccttaccgctgaaagcagctgttaatgcggtcattcaggggctgtgtaaaacaacaataacagctttaagcaaaaaaggaaaggcggatgagcggattatgggtttgagttcggtttctgggacagcagacaaaaacacagcagtgggacatttattatgttacacattgtcttaaaatgatttcatagagatgttcggatgcagctttttcagagagattgtgggtggctctgaaaagagccgttgtgtttgggatgtttttcagtccattgtgcagtttcacTTGgatctggtgtacttggtcaccgcctttgtcccttccgacacggcgtgcttggccagctccccgggcagcagcaggcgcacggcggtctggatctcccgggagctgatggtgctgcgcttgttgtaatgggccaggcgggaagcctcacccgcgatgcgctcgaaaatctcgttcacaaacgagttcatgatactcatggcattggaggagatgccggtgtcggggtgaacctgcttcatcactttgtagatgtagatggagtaactctccttcctcgactttctccgcttcttgccgccctttgctgacggtttatctaaggttttcttggcgcccttcttagcagctgctttctttttctcctcaaccatcttcagtttcaatttcagactcagaaataaaccaaaccccttccgagtgcggattaaatagacaatcccacagctctatgctaatgagggatggggaaaagtaaagattgtgattgggtgatttgga
This genomic interval from Heterodontus francisci isolate sHetFra1 chromosome 21, sHetFra1.hap1, whole genome shotgun sequence contains the following:
- the LOC137381195 gene encoding histone H2AX-like; this translates as MSGRGKTGGKARAKAKSRSSRAGLQFPVGRVHRLLRKGNYAERVGAGAPVYLAAVLEYLTAEILELAGNAARDNKKSRIIPRHLQLAVRNDEELNKLLRGVTIAQGGVLPNIQAVLLPKKTSAQSSQKK